Proteins from one Salmo salar chromosome ssa07, Ssal_v3.1, whole genome shotgun sequence genomic window:
- the LOC106608613 gene encoding protein transport protein Sec24D isoform X2, which yields MSQQGYVATPPYSQAQPGMVGYPAGFGSSPAQPLYGHYGGQPQSFPAPPTGLMKPVSSPSGMPPPEVSSQYGSNGQQNGAHPQRYPASPAAAASASPYGQPPNSPYHSMAPQAPAQQLTNQMGSMNLGYGPMQSPQAPPTSPPAQQPFQTAPPPTMGHSTLGPPTGPHSPQMAPPQSPLAGPSMGGHPPMGGMGRPFPGPPPPGAGGFQQPGPGAAGQPGYPQQPQGQFGGQMAGPGMAGPFQGGAAHMSGPPQKKLDPDSIPSTTQVTEDDQAKRGGQVYTTNLRGQVPPLVTTDFTVQDQGNASPRFMRCTTYSFPCTADLAKQCQVPLGAIIKPFATVPKNETPLYVVNHGETGPIRCNRCKAYMCPYMQFIDGGRRYQCGFCNCVNDVPVFYFQHLDHMGRRVDLYKRPELSLGSYEFEATLDYCKNNKPASPPAYIFMIDVSYANIKSGLVRLICEELKTLLDNLPREDGAESSTVKVGFVTYNKILHFYNVKSALAQPQMMVVSDTAEMFVPLLDGFLVNFQESRAVINNLLDQIPDMFADTNESETVFAPVIQAGVEALKTAECSGKLFIFHSSIPTAEAPGKLKNRDDKKLTHTEKEKTLFQPQKGVYEQLSQDCVSQGCSVDLFLFPSQYVDLATMGDVPTHTGGSIFKYSNFQVEMDGQHFLSELRKDVKKAIGFDAIMRVRTSTGFRATNFFGAIHMNNTTDVEMAAVDCDKAVTVEFKHDDKLSEETGALMQCALLYTTVSGQRRLRIHNLSLNCSAQLSELYKSCETDALINFFAKSAYRAMLNQPLKTVREILVNQTAHMLACYRKNCASPSAASQLILPDAMKVFPVYLNSLMKTGPLVGSAELSTDDRAHQRLITMAMGVEDTQLLLYPRLVPLHNMDVASDVVPAPVRCSEERLTDAGMFLLENGRSLFLWLGQACPPELVQRVFNVPSFAHVPADLSSLPVLDNPQSKKLRSIIDSLLDQRPSAMKLLIVKQKDRSELLFRQHLVEDKGLHGGASYMDFLCYVHCEIRQVLT from the exons ATGAGTCAGCAGGGTTATGTTGCCACGCCTCCATACTCCCAGGCCCAGCCTGGGATGGTGGGCTACCCAGCTGGGTTTGGGAGTTCGCCTGCCCAGCCCCTCTATGGACACTATGGGGGACAACCTCAGTCATTCCCAGCCCCACCAACAG GTTTGATGAAGCCTGTGTCCTCCCCCTCCGGCATGCCTCCACCAGAGGTCTCCAGCCAGTATGGCTCAAACGGTCAGCAGAATGGAGCTCACCCTCAAAG GTACCCTGcctctcctgctgctgctgcttccgcCTCTCCGTATGGACAACCCCCTAATTCCCCCTACCACAGCATGGCCCCCCAGGCCCCAGCACAGCAGCTCACCAATCAGATGGGTTCCATGAACCTCGGATATG GGCCCATGCAGAGCCCTCAGGcaccccccacctctcccccaGCCCAGCAGCCATTCCAGACCGCCCCTCCCCCAACCATGGGACACTCAACCCTGGGCCCACCTACGGGCCCCCATTCACCTCAGATGGCTCCCCCACAGTCGCCCCTAGCTGGCCCATCTATGGGAGGGCACCCACCCATGGGAGGCATGGGTAGGCCCTTCCCAGGCCCACCCCCTCCAGGCGCTGGGGGCTTCCAGCAGCCCGGGCCTGGAGCAGCCGGACAACCAGGATACCCTCAGCAACCACAAG GTCAGTTTGGGGGGCAGATGGCGGGACCCGGGATGGCGGGACCCTTCCAAGGCGGGGCAGCCCATATGTCCGGGCCACCTCAGAAAAAGCTGGACCCTGATTCCATCCCTAGCACA ACACAAGTCACAGAGGATGACCAAGCCAAACGAGGGGGACAGGTGTACACCACAAACCTCAGGGGTCAGGTTCCCCCGCTGGTCACTACTGACTTTACTGTACAGGACCAAG GAAATGCCAGTCCTAGGTTCATGCGTTGCACCACCTACTCTTTCCCCTGCACGGCTGACCTGGCCAAGCAGTGCCAAGTTCCTTTGGGTGCCATCATCAAACCTTTCGCCACGGTGCCAAAGAATGAG ACTCCTCTCTATGTCGTGAACCATGGTGAGACCGGTCCGATCCGCTGTAACCGCTGCAAAGCCTACATGTGTCCCTACATGCAGTTCATCGATGGCGGCCGCCGCTACCAGTGCGGCTTCTGCAACTGCGTCAATGACG TGCCAGTCTTTTATTTCCAACACCTGGACCACATGGGCAGAAGGGTGGATTTATATAAGAGGCCAGAGCTGTCGCTGGGGTCCTATGAGTTCGAAGCCACCCTGGATTACTGCAAG aaCAACAAGCCAGCCAGTCCTCCGGCGTACATCTTCATGATCGACGTGTCCTATGCCAACATCAAGAGCGGACTGGTCAGACTGATATGTGAGGAGCTGAAGACCTTGCTAGACAACctgcccag AGAGGATGGTGCCGAGAGCTCGACGGTGAAGGTGGGCTTCGTCACTTACAACAAGATCCTACACTTCTACAACGTGAAGAGTGCCCTGGCCCAGCCTCAGATGATGGTGGTGTCTGACACGGCCGAGATGTTTGTCCCACTGCTCGACGGCTTCCTCGTCAACTTCCAGGAGTCTCGTGCCGTCATCAACAA TCTCCTGGACCAGATCCCTGATATGTTTGCAGACACCAACGAGAGCGAGACGGTCTTTGCCCCCGTCATCCAGGCTGGGGTAGAGGCACTCAAG ACAGCAGAATGCAGTGGCAAGCTGTTCATCTTCCACTCATCCATCCCCACTGCCGAGGCCCCTGGGAAACTGAAGAACAGGGACGACAAGAAGCTGacccacacagagaaagagaag ACTCTGTTCCAGCCCCAGAAGGGTGTGTACGAGCAGCTCTCCCAGGACTGTGTGTCTCAGGGTTGCAGCGTGgatctcttcctcttccccagCCAGTATGTGGACCTCGCCACCATGGGAGAcgtccccacacacacaggaggcTCCATTTTCAAGTACAGCAACTTCCAG GTGGAGATGGATGGGCAGCATTTCTTGAGTGAACTTAGGAAGGATGTGAAGAAGGCCATCGGGTTTGACGCCATCATGAGAGTCCGCACCAGCACAG GCTTCAGGGCTACAAACTTCTTCGGTGCTATCCACATGAACAACACCACAGACGTGGAGATGGCTGCCGTGGACTGTGACAAGGCTGTGACTGTGGAGTTCAAACACGATGACAAACTTAGCGAGGAGACGGGCGCACTCATGCag TGTGCCTTGCTGTACACGACCGTCAGCGGCCAGCGTCGTCTGCGGATCCACAACCTCAGTCTGAACTGCAGCGCCCAACTGTCTGAGCTATACAAGAGCTGCGAGACTGACGCCCTCATCAACTTCTTCGCCAAGTCAG cgtACCGTGCCATGCTGAACCAGCCCCTGAAGACGGTGAGGGAGATCCTGGTCAACCAGACGGCCCACATGCTAGCCTGCTACAGGAAAAACTGTGCCAGTCCCTCCGCTGCCAGCCAG ctGATTCTGCCTGATGCCATGAAGGTGTTCCCAGTCTACTTAAACAGCCTGATGAAGACTGGTCCCTTGGTAGGCAGCGCTGAGCTCTCTACAGACGACAGGGCTCACCAGAGACTCATCACCATGGCCATGGGGGTGGAGGATACCCAGCTGCTGCTCTACCCACGCCTTGTCCCACTG CACAATATGGATGTTGCCAGTGATGTGGTGCCAGCTCCAGTGCGCTGTTCTGAGGAGCGCCTGACAGATGCTGGCATGTTCCTGCTGGAGAATGGGCGCTCCCTCTTCCTGTGGCTGGGCCAGGCCTGCCCCCCAGAGCTGGTCCAGAGAGTCTTCAATGTGCCCTCCTTCGCCCACGTGCCCGCTGACCTG AGCTCCCTGCCAGTTCTGGATAACCCACAGTCTAAGAAGCTGCGTTCCATCATTGACTCATTGCTTGACCAGAGGCCCAGCGCCATGAAG CTTCTGATCGTGAAGCAGAAAGACCGGTCTGAGTTGCTGTTCCGCCAGCACCTGGTGGAGGACAAGGGGCTCCACGGTGGAGCCTCCTACATGGACTTCCTGTGCTACGTCCACTGCGAGATCAGACAAGTCCTCACTTAA
- the LOC106608613 gene encoding protein transport protein Sec24D isoform X1, translating to MSQQGYVATPPYSQAQPGMVGYPAGFGSSPAQPLYGHYGGQPQSFPAPPTGLMKPVSSPSGMPPPEVSSQYGSNGQQNGAHPQRYPASPAAAASASPYGQPPNSPYHSMAPQAPAQQLTNQMGSMNLGYGPGPMQSPQAPPTSPPAQQPFQTAPPPTMGHSTLGPPTGPHSPQMAPPQSPLAGPSMGGHPPMGGMGRPFPGPPPPGAGGFQQPGPGAAGQPGYPQQPQGQFGGQMAGPGMAGPFQGGAAHMSGPPQKKLDPDSIPSTTQVTEDDQAKRGGQVYTTNLRGQVPPLVTTDFTVQDQGNASPRFMRCTTYSFPCTADLAKQCQVPLGAIIKPFATVPKNETPLYVVNHGETGPIRCNRCKAYMCPYMQFIDGGRRYQCGFCNCVNDVPVFYFQHLDHMGRRVDLYKRPELSLGSYEFEATLDYCKNNKPASPPAYIFMIDVSYANIKSGLVRLICEELKTLLDNLPREDGAESSTVKVGFVTYNKILHFYNVKSALAQPQMMVVSDTAEMFVPLLDGFLVNFQESRAVINNLLDQIPDMFADTNESETVFAPVIQAGVEALKTAECSGKLFIFHSSIPTAEAPGKLKNRDDKKLTHTEKEKTLFQPQKGVYEQLSQDCVSQGCSVDLFLFPSQYVDLATMGDVPTHTGGSIFKYSNFQVEMDGQHFLSELRKDVKKAIGFDAIMRVRTSTGFRATNFFGAIHMNNTTDVEMAAVDCDKAVTVEFKHDDKLSEETGALMQCALLYTTVSGQRRLRIHNLSLNCSAQLSELYKSCETDALINFFAKSAYRAMLNQPLKTVREILVNQTAHMLACYRKNCASPSAASQLILPDAMKVFPVYLNSLMKTGPLVGSAELSTDDRAHQRLITMAMGVEDTQLLLYPRLVPLHNMDVASDVVPAPVRCSEERLTDAGMFLLENGRSLFLWLGQACPPELVQRVFNVPSFAHVPADLSSLPVLDNPQSKKLRSIIDSLLDQRPSAMKLLIVKQKDRSELLFRQHLVEDKGLHGGASYMDFLCYVHCEIRQVLT from the exons ATGAGTCAGCAGGGTTATGTTGCCACGCCTCCATACTCCCAGGCCCAGCCTGGGATGGTGGGCTACCCAGCTGGGTTTGGGAGTTCGCCTGCCCAGCCCCTCTATGGACACTATGGGGGACAACCTCAGTCATTCCCAGCCCCACCAACAG GTTTGATGAAGCCTGTGTCCTCCCCCTCCGGCATGCCTCCACCAGAGGTCTCCAGCCAGTATGGCTCAAACGGTCAGCAGAATGGAGCTCACCCTCAAAG GTACCCTGcctctcctgctgctgctgcttccgcCTCTCCGTATGGACAACCCCCTAATTCCCCCTACCACAGCATGGCCCCCCAGGCCCCAGCACAGCAGCTCACCAATCAGATGGGTTCCATGAACCTCGGATATG GTCCAGGGCCCATGCAGAGCCCTCAGGcaccccccacctctcccccaGCCCAGCAGCCATTCCAGACCGCCCCTCCCCCAACCATGGGACACTCAACCCTGGGCCCACCTACGGGCCCCCATTCACCTCAGATGGCTCCCCCACAGTCGCCCCTAGCTGGCCCATCTATGGGAGGGCACCCACCCATGGGAGGCATGGGTAGGCCCTTCCCAGGCCCACCCCCTCCAGGCGCTGGGGGCTTCCAGCAGCCCGGGCCTGGAGCAGCCGGACAACCAGGATACCCTCAGCAACCACAAG GTCAGTTTGGGGGGCAGATGGCGGGACCCGGGATGGCGGGACCCTTCCAAGGCGGGGCAGCCCATATGTCCGGGCCACCTCAGAAAAAGCTGGACCCTGATTCCATCCCTAGCACA ACACAAGTCACAGAGGATGACCAAGCCAAACGAGGGGGACAGGTGTACACCACAAACCTCAGGGGTCAGGTTCCCCCGCTGGTCACTACTGACTTTACTGTACAGGACCAAG GAAATGCCAGTCCTAGGTTCATGCGTTGCACCACCTACTCTTTCCCCTGCACGGCTGACCTGGCCAAGCAGTGCCAAGTTCCTTTGGGTGCCATCATCAAACCTTTCGCCACGGTGCCAAAGAATGAG ACTCCTCTCTATGTCGTGAACCATGGTGAGACCGGTCCGATCCGCTGTAACCGCTGCAAAGCCTACATGTGTCCCTACATGCAGTTCATCGATGGCGGCCGCCGCTACCAGTGCGGCTTCTGCAACTGCGTCAATGACG TGCCAGTCTTTTATTTCCAACACCTGGACCACATGGGCAGAAGGGTGGATTTATATAAGAGGCCAGAGCTGTCGCTGGGGTCCTATGAGTTCGAAGCCACCCTGGATTACTGCAAG aaCAACAAGCCAGCCAGTCCTCCGGCGTACATCTTCATGATCGACGTGTCCTATGCCAACATCAAGAGCGGACTGGTCAGACTGATATGTGAGGAGCTGAAGACCTTGCTAGACAACctgcccag AGAGGATGGTGCCGAGAGCTCGACGGTGAAGGTGGGCTTCGTCACTTACAACAAGATCCTACACTTCTACAACGTGAAGAGTGCCCTGGCCCAGCCTCAGATGATGGTGGTGTCTGACACGGCCGAGATGTTTGTCCCACTGCTCGACGGCTTCCTCGTCAACTTCCAGGAGTCTCGTGCCGTCATCAACAA TCTCCTGGACCAGATCCCTGATATGTTTGCAGACACCAACGAGAGCGAGACGGTCTTTGCCCCCGTCATCCAGGCTGGGGTAGAGGCACTCAAG ACAGCAGAATGCAGTGGCAAGCTGTTCATCTTCCACTCATCCATCCCCACTGCCGAGGCCCCTGGGAAACTGAAGAACAGGGACGACAAGAAGCTGacccacacagagaaagagaag ACTCTGTTCCAGCCCCAGAAGGGTGTGTACGAGCAGCTCTCCCAGGACTGTGTGTCTCAGGGTTGCAGCGTGgatctcttcctcttccccagCCAGTATGTGGACCTCGCCACCATGGGAGAcgtccccacacacacaggaggcTCCATTTTCAAGTACAGCAACTTCCAG GTGGAGATGGATGGGCAGCATTTCTTGAGTGAACTTAGGAAGGATGTGAAGAAGGCCATCGGGTTTGACGCCATCATGAGAGTCCGCACCAGCACAG GCTTCAGGGCTACAAACTTCTTCGGTGCTATCCACATGAACAACACCACAGACGTGGAGATGGCTGCCGTGGACTGTGACAAGGCTGTGACTGTGGAGTTCAAACACGATGACAAACTTAGCGAGGAGACGGGCGCACTCATGCag TGTGCCTTGCTGTACACGACCGTCAGCGGCCAGCGTCGTCTGCGGATCCACAACCTCAGTCTGAACTGCAGCGCCCAACTGTCTGAGCTATACAAGAGCTGCGAGACTGACGCCCTCATCAACTTCTTCGCCAAGTCAG cgtACCGTGCCATGCTGAACCAGCCCCTGAAGACGGTGAGGGAGATCCTGGTCAACCAGACGGCCCACATGCTAGCCTGCTACAGGAAAAACTGTGCCAGTCCCTCCGCTGCCAGCCAG ctGATTCTGCCTGATGCCATGAAGGTGTTCCCAGTCTACTTAAACAGCCTGATGAAGACTGGTCCCTTGGTAGGCAGCGCTGAGCTCTCTACAGACGACAGGGCTCACCAGAGACTCATCACCATGGCCATGGGGGTGGAGGATACCCAGCTGCTGCTCTACCCACGCCTTGTCCCACTG CACAATATGGATGTTGCCAGTGATGTGGTGCCAGCTCCAGTGCGCTGTTCTGAGGAGCGCCTGACAGATGCTGGCATGTTCCTGCTGGAGAATGGGCGCTCCCTCTTCCTGTGGCTGGGCCAGGCCTGCCCCCCAGAGCTGGTCCAGAGAGTCTTCAATGTGCCCTCCTTCGCCCACGTGCCCGCTGACCTG AGCTCCCTGCCAGTTCTGGATAACCCACAGTCTAAGAAGCTGCGTTCCATCATTGACTCATTGCTTGACCAGAGGCCCAGCGCCATGAAG CTTCTGATCGTGAAGCAGAAAGACCGGTCTGAGTTGCTGTTCCGCCAGCACCTGGTGGAGGACAAGGGGCTCCACGGTGGAGCCTCCTACATGGACTTCCTGTGCTACGTCCACTGCGAGATCAGACAAGTCCTCACTTAA